In Ciona intestinalis chromosome 7, KH, whole genome shotgun sequence, the genomic window CAAAAGCCGTTGAATTCGGCCCAAAATGAACACCGTCTGTAATTCTTTTCCTACCTGCCTGCCTTGATCCTCGGGCAAACCCTCTGGCCTTTACCTCCGGCTATGTGCACTTAACTTCAAAACTGGTTTAACTTTTTCGTTTCGAATTAATTCTACACCCGCGGCGGTGTCAACATTCCTACAATCGCCCAAGGCATCATATTTATACCGAGCAACGCGCGAGACGCgattttttcaattaatttcAACCAAAAGATAACTTATCGCGCGTTCGAGCCCgtactattgtgacgtaactatcGCTGTTGTcgtcattgttacgtaacaaaatAGATTAACACGCGAAATAATAATCGCTGATTGTGGAACTCGTTCGACAACTAAACAtcttattattacgtcataatatcaAGTTATACAACATCCCGTGTTCCGCATTCTAATGCATCATAAACtattttatgacgtaacaatcacctttgttgtgtattttatgtcaattttctcgtcataAAGGAAGTGACACGTCACAATTACATCGCGCGATATTCGCATCGAAAGTTGAAAAAACTgataattgtgacgtcacagaaacaATTTTCCGCAAACAATCCATCATTTATACAAAGGtggattatgacgtaataatgtaCATGGCAGTGAAGAAACggaaatatgacgtcacataaaaaatgttcgTGAATACAtaataattatgacgtcataatagttaAACAGAAGATTCATTGTCGATCGTTGAATCGTTTGGTTTGTGACGTTTTGCACtaggtattgtgacgtcataatatggCCGCTTTATTCGAATAGCAGGGCGCAATACGCGATCGTTCCCCGTCCTCCTGTAGGGGACCAATGAGCGTAGGAAGGTGGACCACGTGAATAAAGCGTTGAAGCGTGACCTGAACACCTTGTAGTCGTATCTAGCCTGTGAgggaatttataaatatgatttttgaTAGAACTTATTTTTAGTCTTTGGTTTGGGGGAgctatgaaaaaaataagttgaaCAATTCATTGTTACAAAATAGTGGTTACCATAATTTGTTAATTCATCACTTTGCATCTTTATATGTGTTTCTATGATTTTAGTTGTTgtataaatatcttataaactacatagacatcatataagttatatataaacacaggggaggcagggatagttagacacacaattctgtgaaacaaatctaacttattggttgtaatgtttactgattaatgcagtgttgAAAATTAGAGGTATGTTtgtccaccctgccaccccaggtttggcgcctatgtcATTAAATCAACACACAGTGGCCctgccagaaaaaaaatatggggGGGCgggggtttaatcaaaaaattcaaaaaaaatatttattttttaaatttttttttttattttaatttaaaaaggggGGTGGGAGGCCGCAACCCCCTAAACCTCCCCTGGCCGCTCCACTGCCCACACATAACACCCACCCCCATAACCTGCCATATATCACCCATATCTACCCCGAGGTTAGCCCTTCACCCACAACACGTACCCTCATATCTGCCAACAAATCaacggttttaaattttcctcCCGATGTTTCATCCGTCGCATCATCGAGTCGGAGGATCGTCTTCGCTTGCGTTACTCGACGTTCGCGatcctgtgatgtcataatgctaATTATGCATGATATGATTATTTAGAAAACATCTTTATTTGCAACTTATCAACAATTTATAACGAAAAACGATTTGCAGAAATTTTTGCGATAAATATTATCATTATGATATCACACTAACTTTAACGAGCGCATAATAAGCTTTTGTCGTTGCACGGTTGGGCGCACACAGGGGGAGGTAGAGGTTCCGAGCGAATGCGCGAGAtttgtttgtgacatcactatcGGCTTTGTTACTCGtcgattgttgttttgtgatGTCAGTGTTGTcacttgtgatgtcactggAGGTTAATGAGTCAGCATTTCGTTTACCTGAAATATTATGTTCACATGACAAGTTACCcaaagttttgaaacaaaagtgacataattttttaacaatgtaacCCTAGATTTtgtggaaaaattaaaacaaatttttttgctAATGGTCTTTGTGGTCACAAAATgttctatgacatcacaaaaggtctatgacatcacatactCATTTTTTTCCTCATTTCACCAACAGCTTTGTTTCCCGCCTCGATCTCGTTCCGTAGCACCGACCTCAAGGTCACTAACAtggaaacaatatattattaagAATTACAGATGTttgtgtggtaacttgtaagcgggcacgactGCCAGATGACAGTCGAAGCAACCAGAAGGGCTTGATATCACTGATTGTAACTAACAtggaaacaatatatatattattaagtagtttattttatatggcaATTTGTAATTGGGGACCATTGTCATACCAACATTTGATGTATGGATTGTGTAACCAGAAGATACAGGGTTCAAGTCCTGGCATTGCTAGGATTGTAACTGAcattgaaacaatatattagaTGTATAGGATGTTGAtattaatataagatatctatttCACCTTTTCCCTCTCGTTGTTTATCTTTCTTGATACGAATCGATTCTAGAGCTCGAGCTGCGTTGATGTTTAGAGCTGGAGACGGAAAATAGGATAAAATAGGGAAATTCCCATGTAAAAAGGGGTAAAATGGGGGTTAGTGGggcaaaacatttatatattacgCAAGAGCAGACCAGGCAACCATGGTAAATTTGTATAATCTAccttttatataataaataaaaatatctttggACGAAATCGATTTTGAATTCTTGGTGATTTCTTTCAAACAAAATCCGAGATTGTCGTTTTCGAGTTTCCGCGATTGTCGTTTCATTGGTTTGTACCTCTCCTCTGAATAGatgttattgtgatgtcataatcatgtGGTTATGATATTTCTATGCTTGGATAAAATATAAGTGGACACAaccttaaattttattcaatatatagtaagatgggggaagacgggacaccttttcattatattttctcgtcacatgtgttagtaaacaaagaacattcaaagaattataaaaccgtatcctcacgactcccatagaccgttgataattgtttaaaacacgatcaggatttttggatattgtgtgctaaaggtgtcccgtcttccccaccctactatatattgtatatgtgGATGTAACAACGGCACACAAGGTCACGAGAGTAAAAACACACGTGTTCACCACAATTACTTGTAAACCAACCTAAAAACTTCTTAAGTTCAAAATTGATCTGAATATCCTCGTGATTCATCTTCCCCGCTATTCCCATCTTGCCCCCTCTTCTACCACGTCTGGTCTTCATCAATTCAATGTATAATTCCAACACCTCGCGGCTCGATAAGTTGCTGGACATCTGGGGAGGAAAGATTTGGTTGGTTTATAAGGTAtttggcaacaacagtcattataacacggttgttctattcatacaacttgtgcccgtttacgagttCCCACGTACTAtgtttgtgagtgattattttcttttatgtcTGACAGTTTAAgcacctattagtgaccactgggttattgtttttaaatgtcttgcccaaggacacatacatccacattggtagcagcgaccAGCCTTGAACTCGTAACTACTGATCTAGAGGCACACGCTGTAACCAAGGTGTTGGGAAGTACagttataagatatctatgagTTACTTACATTCAGAAGAGCGTCCTGTGCCggcaaaactttttgtttcgGTTTCGaagatatttttataagaTGTTTGTGTGGTGTATCTGTAGGTGCATctgtaattaaaatagatatgTTACAAACACCATACCAGATATACCACAAACACCATACCAGATATACCACAAACACCATACCAGATATACCACAAACACCATACCAGATATACCACAAACACCATACCAGATATATCACAAACACCATACCTGGCTCTGGTGGACCATCATCACCATtttctttatctttatttttatcgTTGTCGTTGTCTTTTTCTATATAAAAGTAGATCGAATTAGGTTGatcagtgcttgtaaaagactgagtagacttggtgaaacatctgctatagtataatgagtctatactcgataattgtaaccttgatattcataaatacaacataatgtCTCACCTGTTTTAACCGGGGTTGTCTCAGCGGatattttttccaacaaaGTTTTCCGAATCTTGTGAACATTATTTGAATACGTGGTAGAAGGATTGTAGATTAATGCACGGCCCATGCTTACAGCTCTGTAATAGAAATGgaatattaatgaatgtaacttatttatcttcacatggcggggcaacgatagtcgttataacacgggtgttctgtttcatacacctcgtgcccgcttacaagttaccacgtttttAATAtgcttataaaatatattgtttgtatattagTTATAGAAACACCATACACCACAGACTCACCGTTTAATCGTATTAAATCTCTTCACGCATTGCGAGTCCGTCCTCCCCCCCATGTACCTCGCAACCAACGACCACCGTTCCCCATGCTCGTGTACGAGCTTTAATAGTTTGCGATCCTCTGATTTGATCCATGGGCCGCGCTTCCAGTTGCTGAGGCAGTTCTTatatctgtgatgtcacaatggggTATGTGATGTAGGGTTgtgtatatgatgtctatgttattAATGCACACCGAGGCATAGagtgagatttaggccagggttgatCAATACATAActaatgtatgaatgtaatttgtttatccttgtgtgatggggcaacgatagtcgttatatcaagggtgttctgtatggctgactatTCAAACAACTGACAAGATAAATATATACCCTACATAAAATATCTATGTCACGATAAAAGATATCTATACCATagtatatgatttctatgttacaatatatgatatctatgtcaCAATACACGATGCCTTACCTTTCCCTCAGTTGACCATCATGTCGATTAGGAACAATATTAAGGTCACGTATTCTTGCCCACTTTTCCCCATATATGCTAACCGCTCGCAACAATGCCCCGTCTTCTTCTGGCTCCCATCTGTCATAATAggaattgtgatgtcatgaagtatgatgtcataatgtttattattatatgaatattattgttttctaaaatactaaagtgtcggtcaaatgcaacttaacttatataaacacctgtgaaaagtggtgcaaccaattcaaggttattgttttgttgacactttgtaaaactagctgtcaaaaatactgaagtttCGGTCAACtgctaattttaaaaacatcttaCTATAgcgtaatttttgtttatctcttcgaactcgaaaagatcagattaattaaaacaacaaagaaagggaattagcagcaaacgatagtcgttaagACACGCTAATAATATTACAGCGTGGCTGTTGAAccaaacaaatgtaaattgttGCAAACTgaccttgtttttttatagaagGGGTCGAGCGTTTTTGACCATCGATGGACGACTTGGTAGTTTGTTCGTGAGTTGAGGTTTAATGCAACCATTGTGTACGGGATGCAATTCCCGACTTTTAATCTATGGATGCATTTCACCAATTGCTGGTCTTCTTCTGGTGTCCAGGGCTTCCTTCTGCATGGAAACACTGGTGGTTAtttagctggaaacactggtggttatttagctggaaacactggtggtTATTTAGCTGGAAACATTGGTGGTTTtttagctggaaacactggtggtTATTTAGCTGGAAACATTGGTGGTTTtttagctggaaacactggtggttatttagctggaaacactggtaaaAAACTAgcttaaaaacctaaaaaattaaacaatttttataaataaacacaactacaaaaatattatctaaatgtttttacaaataaacacaagtttttttccaaaaactgCTACAAACTTGAAGTCCTTGTTGAGCGTTCTTTGGTAATACTGTGCACATTGTAACGGGGTACGTCCCGTGTTTAACTCCTTCGATATCCAGTTCCAATCTCGGTCTGTGTGTTTCTCAAGTATTGATGTGAAGTTCTGTGGAATATGGGGGTTATATACTTGTGGGGGTGGGGAGTATTTTAAGTggacacccagggtgctacaacccattagtgaccactgggttggagaaattgctgttaagtgtcttgcccaagaacacatacgcccacaatggtagcagcgttggGCCTCGAAACTggtattctttattttaaatgcaaaactcAAACATTGTAGCTGTTATAACATGCTTTTGATTCATAAAATAGGAACTAGTTTAGGCGTTGCAACTAATTGCCCAGCcatacaagaataaataagttacattcactttgACAGAAAAGGCCTAAAAATGCATcgtagtttttattttagaatctgCATGTCAGACCTTTTCTTCTGCTTTGCTCCAGGCATCATTGTTAATAGACGGATGAAGATGGGACTTCCAGTAACACGCACAGTTAGCCGGAGTAGCTTGCATATCCAGGTCTATGTTGGCTATCGTGTCCCAATCCCACTCGCGCTCACGATCGCCCAACAACCCAGTTATTGGGACTTTACTTTTTTCATCAATTTGTTTCTGAACTTCGGAAATTTTCTGTTTGACTCTGGAACaaatgattttgtttcatacaccttgtgcctgctcgcaagttactatgtatgcaactttgcgagtgattgttttttatatttttgtttttctgtatttttgtttttctgttggAGCAAAACTAAATGCctgcaatggtagcagcgttgagcCATGAATCCAGTATCTTTAGTGTTTACGCAATCATTCCAACTAATGTGTCATTGAACCAAATGaactaataaattaaacaggGTAAATAATACCGTAATGGGTCCCACAATTAATGGGTCCCACTTACTCCTCATGGTCGGGTCCGTTTAACATGTCGttcaaatattcaagtttCGACAACAAAGGTTCGGTCACATGACGTCGCGCTTCACGTTCCACTCCACTGATTAACGCtgaaatatatgatttctatgaaaatatattaactCCATAAAATAGT contains:
- the LOC100184273 gene encoding snRNA-activating protein complex subunit 4 isoform X1; its protein translation is MDFRSSDEEIAEDQLRLQLQTFPLDLNFEEEESDDNEDINETFEPTSPQPTTTFDAVSQSGEDTQEDDETEEEVIDLSVDLPPTPVNLLKLNLAYQEVIEQEITKVKQLLQENHCQTSILIESEQRMNIKSRYKMIVPGYSFMRTPFFKDKEGNGPTNIEITRRASDVGELFERNAMPPGKWKKPTLQALISGVEREARRHVTEPLLSKLEYLNDMLNGPDHEEVKQKISEVQKQIDEKSKVPITGLLGDREREWDWDTIANIDLDMQATPANCACYWKSHLHPSINNDAWSKAEEKNFTSILEKHTDRDWNWISKELNTGRTPLQCAQYYQRTLNKDFKRKPWTPEEDQQLVKCIHRLKVGNCIPYTMVALNLNSRTNYQVVHRWSKTLDPFYKKTRWEPEEDGALLRAVSIYGEKWARIRDLNIVPNRHDGQLRERYKNCLSNWKRGPWIKSEDRKLLKLVHEHGERWSLVARYMGGRTDSQCVKRFNTIKRAVSMGRALIYNPSTTYSNNVHKIRKTLLEKISAETTPVKTEKDNDNDKNKDKENGDDGPPEPDAPTDTPHKHLIKISSKPKQKVLPAQDALLNMSSNLSSREVLELYIELMKTRRGRRGGKMGIAGKMNHEDIQINFELKKFLEERYKPMKRQSRKLENDNLGFCLKEITKNSKSISSKDIFIYYIKALNINAARALESIRIKKDKQREGKVTLRSVLRNEIEAGNKAVGEMRKKMSKRNADSLTSSDITSDNTDITKQQSTSNKADSDVTNKSRAFARNLYLPLCAPNRATTKAYYALVKDRERRVTQAKTILRLDDATDETSGGKFKTVDLLADMRARYDYKVFRSRFNALFTWSTFLRSLVPYRRTGNDRVLRPAIRIKRPYYDVTIPSAKRHKPNDSTIDNESSV
- the LOC100184273 gene encoding snRNA-activating protein complex subunit 4 isoform X2; the protein is MDFRSSDEEIAEDQLRLQLQTFPLDLNFEEEESDDNEDINETFEPTSPQPTTTFDAVSQSGEDTQEDDETEEEVIDLSVDLPPTPVNLLKLNLAYQEVIEQEITKVKQLLQENHCQTSILIESEQRMNIKSRYKMIVPGYSFMRTPFFKDKEGNGPTNIEITRRASDVGELFERNAMPPGKWKKPTLQALISGVEREARRHVTEPLLSKLEYLNDMLNGPDHEEVKQKISEVQKQIDEKSKVPITGLLGDREREWDWDTIANIDLDMQATPANCACYWKSHLHPSINNDAWSKAEEKNFTSILEKHTDRDWNWISKELNTGRTPLQCAQYYQRTLNKDFKRKPWTPEEDQQLVKCIHRLKVGNCIPYTMVALNLNSRTNYQVVHRWSKTLDPFYKKTRWEPEEDGALLRAVSIYGEKWARIRDLNIVPNRHDGQLRERYKNCLSNWKRGPWIKSEDRKLLKLVHEHGERWSLVARYMGGRTDSQCVKRFNTIKRAVSMGRALIYNPSTTYSNNVHKIRKTLLEKISAETTPVKTEKDNDNDKNKDKENGDDGPPEPDTPHKHLIKISSKPKQKVLPAQDALLNMSSNLSSREVLELYIELMKTRRGRRGGKMGIAGKMNHEDIQINFELKKFLEERYKPMKRQSRKLENDNLGFCLKEITKNSKSISSKDIFIYYIKALNINAARALESIRIKKDKQREGKVTLRSVLRNEIEAGNKAVGEMRKKMSKRNADSLTSSDITSDNTDITKQQSTSNKADSDVTNKSRAFARNLYLPLCAPNRATTKAYYALVKDRERRVTQAKTILRLDDATDETSGGKFKTVDLLADMRARYDYKVFRSRFNALFTWSTFLRSLVPYRRTGNDRVLRPAIRIKRPYYDVTIPSAKRHKPNDSTIDNESSV